TGATTAGCTGGTGTGGATGAAAACCTTGGCTGACGCCTTTTTCTCGTAATCCTAAGCGTTGATGAACCCCAAAACGATGTTGTTCGTCAATAATGATCAATGCCAGCTTGTTAAACACCACCGCTTGTTGAAATATCGCATGAGTACCGATGACCATTTGTGCCGCACCAGAGGCAATATCTTCAAGGGATTGGGTTCTGGCTTTACCTTTGAGTTTACCCGCCAGCCAGCCGATTTTTAGTCCAAGTGGTTCAAACCAAGTTGCAAAATTAGCTGCGTGCTGTTCAGCCAATAACTCAGTAGGTGCCATCATGGCCACTTGGTAACCGTTTTCAATTGCTTGTAATGCCGCCAGTGCTGCCACTAAGGTTTTACCTGAACCCACGTCGCCTTGAACTAAACGCATCATGGGTGTTGGATGCTGAAGATCTTGGTTGATTTCGGCGACAACTCGTTGCTGTGCTCCTGTTGGCTTAAAGGGCAGTTGTGCTAAAAAAGGACTTAACAATTGCCCGGTAGCAGGCATTGGCACCGCGGCATCTTGATTACTGCGCTGGCGTATTTGTAACATACTCAGATTATGCGCCAGCAGTTCTTCTTGGATTAATCTTTGTTGTGCCGGATGTTGACCTTGTTCTAATTCAAAAGGGGACACCGAGCTATGGGGACGGTGCAAAATATGCAGTGCATCACGCAGGCTAATATTGTTTGGTTGTAATCCACTGGGAAGCAACTCGGGTAATCCACCCTGGTCTAACATCGCTAAGGCTTGCTCTGTCAATTTTATCCAACTGGCTTGTTTTACCCCTTCAGTTGTCGGGTAAATAGGCGTCAGCGTGTCGCTTAATGTGACCGATTCACCAGGATGAATAATTTGATATTCTGGGTGAACAATTTCTTTATGATGATTGCCGCGGCGTATTTCACCGTAAGCCCGAATGCTGGCACCATTTTCCATGGCGTTACGTTGCGCCATCGAGAAATTAAAAAACCGCAGGCTCATCATTCCGCTGTGATCACGGACATTACACACTAACATGCGCCGCCGACCTTGCATGATTTGAGTCGACTGAATTTCTGCTTCGATGGTGCCATAACTGCCAGGAGGTAATGCGGCAATAGGATGGATTTGCGTACGGTCTTCATAACGCAGCGGTAAATGAAACAGTACATCTTGTACTGTTTTAATACCTAACTTAGCCAGTTTTTCCGCAACCTTTTTAGCAACGCCTTTAAGGTCGGTGATCGGAACAAGATCCAGTCGTAGCAAATTGTGCTTACCTAAATTGATTATCAAATATGTAAAAACCATAGCGATTTCAAGCTATCAATCTCGAATCACTGTAATTATATACAGATGTTTAAGGTATCTTAGCAGACTTTGAATACAAGGCAATATTAAGCCGTTAATTACAACCAACCCTTTTGCTTGGCGATTCTGGCAGCATCAATTCGGTTACTGGCATTGAGTTTGCTGATGGCTTCCGATAAATAGTTTCGTACTGTGCCTTCTGCAATAAACAACTGACTGGCAATATCGCTGGTTGATAAGCCTTCGCTTGCCAGGCGCAATGCACGTCTTTCTTTGTCGTTGAGAGGGTCTATTTCACCAATAGCGGTAAAAGCTAATTCTGGATCGATAACCCGTTTACCCGCCATCACTTGTTTAATCGCATTAATTAAGTCATCAGACGGAGCGTCTTTTAATAAAAAACCACCGACACCGTATTCTAATGCGCGTTTGATATAACCTGCTCGACCAAAGGTGGTCAAAATAATCACTTTGGTCTGGCTGCGCTGTTGTTGTAACCATTGGCTCAGCTCTAAACCTGATTTTCCAGGCATTTCAATGTCGGTGAGCAACAGGTCAAATGAATCTGTTTTAAGTTGTTGCATCGCTTTATCGCCGTCTTCGACTTCGACAATCTCTATTTCATTTAAGCTATCACACGCTAATGTGAGCAACGCGGCGAGGGCGCCTCTTACCATCGCTTGATCTTCGGCTAATAGAATTTTCATCTAACGGGCTCACTTAGTGGCAATTGGATACTCACTTTATAATGGGGAATTAATTGATAGTCGATTGTGCCATGTAGCAAGCTTACTCGCTCTTGAATGCCTGTTAATCCGTTGCCTTTGGTGATGATTTTAACCGGCACATTCTCGATAAAGTTGAGTTTGAGCCAGTCTTGGCTTGTTTCAATACACAAGGTGCAATGTGTCGCTTGGCTGTGTTTTATGGTGTTATTAATCAACTCAGTTAGTAGCAAGCTGATTTGCGATTCCATGAGTTCACTGAGTTTAGGGAATGTGCCTTCTATGCTGACAGCAATAGCGTTATCTCTTAACGTGATGGCTAAGGTGTTTAACGTTTGGGTTAACCCTTGATGTTTATAACCCGATACCGTGTGGCGAATTTGGCTTAAACAGTCTCGAGTTATCACGCTAACTTGATGAATTTGCAGTTGCGCTTGGTCGATTTTACCTGAGGTAATGAGCTTGTC
The nucleotide sequence above comes from Shewanella sp. Arc9-LZ. Encoded proteins:
- a CDS encoding DNA-binding response regulator, which encodes MKILLAEDQAMVRGALAALLTLACDSLNEIEIVEVEDGDKAMQQLKTDSFDLLLTDIEMPGKSGLELSQWLQQQRSQTKVIILTTFGRAGYIKRALEYGVGGFLLKDAPSDDLINAIKQVMAGKRVIDPELAFTAIGEIDPLNDKERRALRLASEGLSTSDIASQLFIAEGTVRNYLSEAISKLNASNRIDAARIAKQKGWL
- the recG gene encoding ATP-dependent DNA helicase RecG is translated as MLRLDLVPITDLKGVAKKVAEKLAKLGIKTVQDVLFHLPLRYEDRTQIHPIAALPPGSYGTIEAEIQSTQIMQGRRRMLVCNVRDHSGMMSLRFFNFSMAQRNAMENGASIRAYGEIRRGNHHKEIVHPEYQIIHPGESVTLSDTLTPIYPTTEGVKQASWIKLTEQALAMLDQGGLPELLPSGLQPNNISLRDALHILHRPHSSVSPFELEQGQHPAQQRLIQEELLAHNLSMLQIRQRSNQDAAVPMPATGQLLSPFLAQLPFKPTGAQQRVVAEINQDLQHPTPMMRLVQGDVGSGKTLVAALAALQAIENGYQVAMMAPTELLAEQHAANFATWFEPLGLKIGWLAGKLKGKARTQSLEDIASGAAQMVIGTHAIFQQAVVFNKLALIIIDEQHRFGVHQRLGLREKGVSQGFHPHQLIMTATPIPRTLAMTAYADLDTSVIDELPPGRTPVTTVAIADSRREQVIERVKQAALHDNRQAYWVCTLIEESEVLECQAAEDTAAELTIALPELKIGLIHGRMKSAEKQAIMAQFKAGELNLLVATTVIEVGVDVANASLMIIENPERLGLAQLHQLRGRVGRGAIASHCVLLYKAPLSQTATKRLGVLRSSNDGFVIAQKDLEIRGPGEVLGTKQTGLADLKIADLIRDQHLIAPTQKLASHVYQQVPQNVDAIIQRWIGDRQQYVQA